A window of Coleofasciculus chthonoplastes PCC 7420 genomic DNA:
AGATTTTTCTGGGAAGCAAGCATGATAACAGCGAATTGAGAAAAGCATTGCAAGAAATGTTTGGAGAGCGAACCCTTGCAGACTCTCGCTGTTTGTTGTGTATCCCCGCATTTTCTTTAACTGATGGTAGACCATTCATTTTTAAGTACGACCATAATGAAGGCAATTTACGTAGAGATAGCAAAACAAAGTATGTTGATATAGCTCTTGCAACAAGTGCAGCACCTGCTTACCTGCCAATTATTACTATTGATACTTATGATCGTAAACAATTTATTGATGGAGGAGTCTATGCCAATAATCCAACTTTAGTTGGGGTAGTAGAGGCGCTTAGGTACTTTGTTGGTAACGGCAAAAGGTTTCAAAAGCTGATGGTGATGTCTATTGGTTCTCTAGAGCCAAATCCTGGTAGACGCTTTGTTACTAAACATAACCGTTCAGTCCTTGACTGGAATCAAGATCTGATCGCCACGTTTTTTGAGGGGCAAGCTTATGTTACAAGTTACTTTGTGGACACTCTAGCAAACTACTGCGACTCTTCTTTTGATTATATTCGTATTCCTAGTGCGCCTTTATCTCCACAACAGGCACAAATTATTAACCTCGATAATACTTCCAGTGAGACATTGCAGTTGATCTCACAGATGGGTGTAGATCAGGCATTGTTTTGGGGCAGAAAGCCAGAAATTGCTGATTTTTTCAAAGAGCGTAAACTATACATTATTACATGATTACATGGCAAACTGTCATCAATTGTTCTTAGAATTTAATAATTTAATTGCCTTAGACTCTAAGCGTAAAGAAACATTACGTACATCTCGTGATGCCGTGCGAGAAAGGATCAGACGGTACTTTCGGGATAAGCAGAATGGCTTTGTTCCAAAATTCCACGGGCAGGGTTCATTCATGATGAATACTATCATAGAACCGCTTGATGGGGAGTTTGACATTGATGATGGT
This region includes:
- a CDS encoding CBASS cGAMP-activated phospholipase yields the protein MIHSPSSDTSESQTFKVLSIDGGGIKGLYSARILEHFEDRFRCHIADYFDLICGTSTGGLIALGLSLNIPVALISNLYYRRGKQIFPQRNSFLSLLKQIFLGSKHDNSELRKALQEMFGERTLADSRCLLCIPAFSLTDGRPFIFKYDHNEGNLRRDSKTKYVDIALATSAAPAYLPIITIDTYDRKQFIDGGVYANNPTLVGVVEALRYFVGNGKRFQKLMVMSIGSLEPNPGRRFVTKHNRSVLDWNQDLIATFFEGQAYVTSYFVDTLANYCDSSFDYIRIPSAPLSPQQAQIINLDNTSSETLQLISQMGVDQALFWGRKPEIADFFKERKLYIIT